In Streptomyces sp. P3, one DNA window encodes the following:
- a CDS encoding NAD-binding lipoprotein, translated as MRYRFDSTLARSTGRLVGWLAVTCLGIVVPASAVMVWTDPSSPASLAGRLAAVGRVSAETLRLGAVTGAPLRMLLSVLLGLVALLYVSTLIGLITTGLTERIVELRRGRSTVVEAGHSVVLGWSEQVFTVVAELIAARAHRRWGAVVVLADRDRTEMEEALTAVLGPARATRLICRSGSPADPEALGTVSPRTAHAVLVLPGTSATGDAESVRTLLALRAALGENAGPRVVACVRDERYRTAARLAAGAGGLVLESDRTAAKLIARSALHPGLAPVLRELLDFDGEEFHLVSDHGRSGRRFGDVLLDCVTAAVVGLVRPDGTTLLNPSPDTVIAAEDRIVVVAPDDEAVRWDAEAVAGAEGAAGWGDGREAAARPAPAEGGAEAAEPSRFLLLGWNHRGPHLVEQLRRGARPGSVLHIATDPAEPVHPPPPLPEPRTYAAPADGLAVTFGTADPTSPTALRALEPGSYDRIVVLGPEPDPLSGVDRPDDRTLVVLLILRSLAQESGRAVPVVAELADERNRPLAALGPDSEAVVGGQLTGLLMAQVSQNGELADVFEELFTAGGSSLRLRPAHRYVPPERPASFAAVVAAARERGECAIGYRSREHGGTPAAHGVLLNPPKWRTRLWGAGDDVVVIVPEGRTGDPRSTAAGTTEVHGASADVP; from the coding sequence ATGCGCTATCGGTTCGACAGCACACTGGCCCGCAGCACGGGCAGGCTGGTCGGGTGGCTGGCCGTCACCTGCCTCGGGATCGTCGTTCCGGCGAGCGCGGTGATGGTGTGGACGGACCCGTCCTCGCCCGCTTCGCTGGCCGGCCGGCTGGCCGCGGTGGGGCGGGTCAGCGCCGAGACCCTGCGGCTCGGCGCGGTGACCGGCGCGCCGCTGCGCATGCTGCTGTCGGTGCTGCTCGGCCTCGTGGCCCTGCTGTACGTGTCGACACTCATCGGCCTGATCACCACCGGCCTCACCGAGCGCATCGTCGAGCTGCGCAGAGGTCGCTCCACGGTGGTGGAGGCCGGCCACTCGGTCGTGCTCGGCTGGTCGGAGCAGGTGTTCACCGTGGTCGCCGAGCTGATCGCGGCGCGCGCCCACCGGCGGTGGGGCGCGGTCGTGGTACTCGCCGACCGCGACCGGACGGAGATGGAGGAAGCGCTGACGGCCGTCCTCGGGCCCGCCCGCGCCACCCGTCTGATCTGCCGCAGCGGCTCCCCGGCCGACCCCGAGGCACTGGGCACCGTCAGCCCCCGTACGGCGCACGCGGTGCTCGTCCTGCCGGGCACGTCGGCCACCGGGGACGCCGAGAGCGTCCGGACGCTGCTGGCCCTGCGCGCCGCCCTCGGGGAGAACGCGGGTCCCCGTGTCGTCGCCTGCGTCCGCGACGAGCGCTATCGCACGGCGGCCCGGCTCGCGGCGGGCGCGGGAGGCCTCGTGCTGGAGTCCGACCGCACCGCGGCCAAGCTGATCGCCCGGTCCGCACTCCATCCCGGCCTGGCTCCGGTGCTGCGGGAGCTGCTCGACTTCGACGGCGAGGAGTTCCACCTCGTCTCCGATCACGGACGCTCGGGGCGTCGCTTCGGCGACGTGCTGCTCGACTGCGTCACGGCCGCCGTGGTCGGGCTGGTGCGCCCCGACGGCACCACCCTGCTCAACCCGTCCCCGGACACCGTCATCGCCGCGGAGGACCGCATCGTCGTGGTCGCGCCGGACGACGAGGCCGTGCGGTGGGACGCGGAGGCGGTGGCCGGGGCGGAGGGGGCCGCGGGGTGGGGCGACGGCCGGGAAGCCGCGGCCCGTCCGGCGCCGGCCGAGGGCGGTGCCGAGGCGGCCGAGCCGTCGCGGTTCCTGCTGCTCGGCTGGAACCACCGAGGGCCGCACCTCGTCGAACAGCTGCGTCGCGGCGCGCGGCCGGGCTCGGTGCTGCACATCGCCACCGATCCGGCGGAACCGGTGCACCCGCCACCGCCCCTGCCGGAACCCCGCACGTATGCCGCACCCGCCGACGGGCTCGCGGTGACCTTCGGCACCGCCGACCCGACCAGCCCCACCGCGTTGCGCGCCCTGGAGCCGGGTTCCTACGACCGGATCGTCGTGCTCGGGCCGGAGCCGGATCCCCTGAGCGGCGTCGACCGGCCGGACGACCGCACGCTGGTGGTCCTGCTGATCCTCCGCTCCCTGGCGCAGGAGTCCGGACGTGCGGTGCCGGTGGTCGCCGAGCTCGCCGACGAACGCAACCGGCCGCTGGCCGCGCTCGGACCGGACTCCGAGGCGGTCGTCGGCGGGCAGCTCACCGGTCTGCTGATGGCGCAGGTCTCACAGAACGGAGAACTGGCCGACGTGTTCGAGGAACTGTTCACCGCCGGCGGCAGCTCGCTGCGGCTGCGCCCCGCGCATCGTTATGTGCCTCCGGAGCGCCCGGCGTCCTTCGCCGCGGTCGTGGCGGCCGCCCGCGAGCGTGGTGAGTGCGCGATCGGATACCGCTCCCGCGAACACGGGGGAACTCCTGCCGCCCACGGCGTCCTGCTCAATCCCCCCAAGTGGCGGACTCGGCTGTGGGGTGCGGGGGACGACGTCGTCGTGATCGTGCCGGAGGGCCGCACGGGAGACCCCCGGAGCACCGCGGCCGGTACGACGGAAGTCCACGGGGCGTCGGCGGACGTCCCGTGA
- a CDS encoding ATP/GTP-binding protein yields MASAPSNTAPSAGGPGAVHLPDTARDLVKILVAGPFGVGKTTLIDSVSEIRPLHTEEPLSEASAQVDDLAGVREKATTTVAIDFGRISLPGDVVLYLFGTPGQERFRSLWDDIAYGALGALVLVDSRRMDASFDVLGLVEESGLPYAVAFNAFPDAPRHHGEERLRRALDLEPTTPLVTCDARDAGSSIDALLALVDHLIGRDPEEAR; encoded by the coding sequence ATGGCCTCCGCGCCCTCAAACACCGCGCCTAGCGCCGGCGGACCCGGCGCCGTCCACCTGCCCGACACCGCCCGCGACCTGGTGAAGATCCTGGTGGCGGGGCCGTTCGGCGTGGGCAAGACGACCCTGATCGACTCGGTCTCCGAGATCCGCCCGTTGCACACCGAGGAGCCTCTCTCCGAGGCGTCCGCGCAGGTGGACGACCTGGCGGGGGTGCGGGAGAAGGCGACGACCACCGTCGCCATCGACTTCGGCCGGATCAGCCTGCCCGGCGACGTCGTGCTGTACCTGTTCGGCACGCCCGGACAGGAGCGCTTCCGCAGCCTGTGGGACGACATCGCCTACGGGGCGCTGGGGGCGCTCGTACTCGTCGACAGCCGCCGGATGGACGCCTCCTTCGACGTGCTGGGGCTGGTGGAGGAGAGCGGACTGCCGTACGCGGTCGCCTTCAACGCCTTCCCCGACGCGCCCCGCCACCACGGCGAGGAGCGGCTGCGCCGGGCGCTGGACCTGGAGCCCACGACACCGCTGGTCACCTGCGACGCCCGGGACGCCGGCTCCTCGATCGACGCGCTGCTCGCGCTCGTGGACCATCTGATCGGCCGTGACCCCGAGGAGGCCCGGTGA
- a CDS encoding cytochrome P450: protein MTAPAPDGSDFARSVPVRLWEDGFAPDPQRYYAALRAQGPVGWAELAPGIPAYVVTDRRAALDVLHDQETFSHDPRAWEATVPADSPVLGMMRWRPNALFADGPAHLRYRAALIDVFDLVEPHDLRGRVHRAVRLLAERMGPRGEADLVADFARPLLALVLNDLFGLPDSQGERLNEGLGKMMEGGAQAAEGEAQFARYVLELIAAKAEKPGDDLPSRLLEHPAGLTVEEVTWQVFLTLGAGYEPTANLLSNTLSRVLGNPAYYSTLTSGARPVMDAVVEVLHNETPLANYGIYYARRPVAFHGVWVRDAVPVVVSYGALGLPNGADGAPAGGRTASEGRHPHDASHLSWGAGPHACPVRQHTLLLVTEAIERLTQWLPDLDPVVPRHRLTWRPGPFHRSLTALPVRFSPRSPAYDPSGVRS from the coding sequence GTGACCGCCCCCGCCCCGGACGGGTCCGACTTCGCCCGCTCCGTGCCCGTGCGGCTGTGGGAGGACGGCTTCGCGCCCGATCCGCAGCGCTACTACGCCGCGCTCCGCGCGCAGGGGCCGGTCGGCTGGGCCGAGTTGGCGCCGGGGATACCGGCGTACGTGGTCACCGACCGGCGGGCGGCGCTGGACGTCCTGCACGACCAGGAGACCTTCTCGCACGACCCCCGGGCGTGGGAGGCGACGGTCCCCGCCGACTCGCCGGTGCTGGGCATGATGCGGTGGCGGCCCAACGCCCTGTTCGCCGACGGCCCCGCGCACCTGCGCTACCGGGCCGCTCTCATCGACGTCTTCGACCTGGTGGAACCGCACGACCTGCGCGGGCGGGTGCACCGGGCGGTGCGCCTGCTGGCCGAGCGCATGGGCCCGCGCGGCGAGGCCGACCTCGTGGCGGACTTCGCGCGCCCGCTGCTGGCGCTGGTGCTCAACGACCTGTTCGGGCTGCCGGACAGCCAGGGCGAACGGCTCAACGAGGGCCTGGGCAAGATGATGGAGGGCGGTGCGCAGGCCGCCGAGGGCGAGGCGCAGTTCGCCCGGTACGTGCTGGAACTCATCGCGGCCAAGGCCGAGAAGCCCGGCGACGACCTGCCCAGCCGGCTGCTGGAGCACCCGGCCGGCCTGACCGTCGAGGAGGTCACCTGGCAGGTGTTCCTCACTCTCGGCGCGGGGTACGAGCCGACCGCCAACCTGCTCTCCAACACGCTGTCGCGGGTGCTGGGCAACCCGGCGTACTACTCCACGCTCACCAGCGGCGCCCGGCCGGTCATGGACGCGGTGGTGGAGGTGCTGCACAACGAGACGCCGCTGGCGAACTACGGCATCTACTACGCGCGCAGGCCGGTGGCCTTCCACGGGGTGTGGGTGCGCGACGCGGTGCCGGTGGTGGTGTCGTACGGGGCGCTGGGACTCCCGAACGGCGCGGACGGCGCTCCGGCCGGTGGGCGGACGGCGTCCGAGGGCCGGCATCCGCACGACGCCTCGCACCTGTCGTGGGGCGCCGGACCGCACGCCTGCCCGGTCAGGCAGCACACCCTGCTGCTCGTCACCGAGGCGATCGAGCGGCTCACCCAGTGGCTGCCGGACCTCGATCCCGTCGTGCCCCGTCACCGGCTCACCTGGCGGCCGGGGCCGTTCCACCGGTCGCTGACGGCGCTGCCCGTGCGCTTCAGCCCCCGCTCCCCCGCTTACGACCCCTCAGGAGTCCGTTCGTGA
- a CDS encoding helix-turn-helix transcriptional regulator produces the protein MQVPLYQAKAEFFRMLGHPVRIRVLELLQGGPVAVRDLLAEIEIEPSSLSQQLAVLRRSGIVVSIREGSTVSYALAGGDVAELLRAARRILTELLAGQNELLAELRQSEQPLPVPHSRAGLPVPRSGAGRT, from the coding sequence ATGCAGGTTCCCCTCTACCAGGCCAAGGCCGAGTTCTTCCGCATGCTCGGACATCCCGTGCGGATCAGGGTCCTCGAACTCCTGCAGGGCGGTCCCGTCGCCGTGCGGGACCTGCTCGCCGAGATCGAGATCGAACCCTCCAGTCTGTCCCAGCAGCTGGCGGTGTTGCGCCGGTCGGGGATCGTCGTGTCGATCCGGGAGGGTTCGACCGTCAGCTACGCGCTGGCGGGCGGCGACGTGGCCGAACTGCTGCGGGCCGCCCGTCGCATCCTCACCGAACTCCTGGCCGGACAGAACGAGCTGCTGGCCGAGCTGCGCCAGTCGGAGCAGCCGCTGCCGGTCCCCCACAGCCGTGCGGGGCTGCCCGTCCCGCGGAGCGGCGCCGGAAGGACGTGA
- a CDS encoding LacI family DNA-binding transcriptional regulator — MDVARLAGVSQKTVSRVFNDEQYVSAEVRRRVLEAAEELGYRRNNAARALASGRTRAIGVVTLGTALYGPASLLMGVERAVRDAGYALRVVNTVQGDPAGVAGAVGSLLDQGVDGIVISEPIDERGGSDAEDTQGRPDRRGAADEGRRQQAGARLRVDVPVLVLSAPSPVDAPSVLTAGHGADRMARVATEHLLRLGHVTVHHLAGPQGWYAARDRLEGWRTTLRAHGATVPPVIQGDWSAASGYAAGRALAADGDVTAVFAANDDMAIGLIRALTEAGLRVPQDVSVVGFDDIPVAAFVTPPLTTVPQPFDAVAQEGLRRLVHVIENPDAPPLPAGDPLSDLVVRASTAPPPVRRSTAR, encoded by the coding sequence GTGGACGTGGCCCGCCTCGCCGGCGTCTCCCAGAAGACGGTCTCGCGGGTCTTCAACGACGAGCAGTACGTCTCCGCGGAGGTGCGCCGACGCGTCCTCGAAGCCGCCGAGGAACTCGGCTACCGGCGCAACAACGCCGCCCGGGCGCTGGCCTCCGGACGGACCCGGGCCATCGGCGTGGTGACGCTGGGCACCGCCCTCTACGGTCCCGCATCCCTGCTCATGGGCGTCGAGCGGGCCGTCAGGGACGCCGGTTACGCCCTGCGCGTGGTCAACACGGTGCAAGGCGATCCCGCCGGAGTCGCGGGGGCCGTCGGCTCGCTCCTCGACCAGGGCGTCGACGGCATCGTCATCTCGGAACCGATCGACGAGCGGGGCGGCTCGGACGCCGAGGACACGCAGGGCCGGCCGGACCGCCGGGGCGCAGCGGACGAGGGGCGACGGCAGCAGGCCGGCGCCCGCCTCCGCGTCGACGTGCCGGTGCTGGTGCTCAGCGCGCCGTCGCCCGTCGACGCCCCCAGCGTGCTGACCGCGGGACACGGCGCCGACCGGATGGCCCGGGTCGCCACCGAACACCTGCTGCGGCTGGGTCATGTGACGGTCCATCATCTTGCCGGTCCGCAAGGCTGGTACGCCGCGCGGGACCGGCTGGAGGGCTGGCGGACGACGCTGAGGGCCCACGGCGCGACCGTGCCGCCGGTGATCCAGGGAGACTGGTCCGCCGCTTCAGGGTACGCGGCGGGCCGTGCGCTCGCCGCGGACGGTGACGTCACCGCGGTGTTCGCCGCCAACGACGACATGGCGATCGGCCTGATCCGCGCCCTGACCGAGGCCGGACTCCGGGTGCCGCAGGACGTCAGCGTCGTCGGCTTCGACGACATCCCGGTCGCCGCGTTCGTGACGCCTCCCCTCACCACGGTGCCGCAGCCGTTCGACGCCGTGGCGCAGGAGGGCCTCAGACGTCTCGTGCACGTCATCGAGAACCCGGACGCCCCACCCCTGCCGGCCGGCGACCCTCTGTCCGACCTCGTGGTCCGCGCCTCGACCGCGCCCCCGCCCGTGCGGCGGAGCACCGCCCGCTGA
- a CDS encoding roadblock/LC7 domain-containing protein has protein sequence MTSRNTGDTAWVLEPILQVPHVVAAVMLTRDGLVTGYTDALSQPSAERVAAITSTVQGACRTAAAAFADRETADVRQIVIESDHGYVLIVPTDHGTCVAAYGDGEVRLDLLAHRVHSQVARLGEKAMTAPSRGADDNPPT, from the coding sequence ATGACCAGCCGCAACACGGGTGACACGGCATGGGTGCTGGAACCGATCCTGCAGGTGCCGCACGTGGTGGCCGCCGTCATGCTGACCCGGGACGGGCTCGTGACCGGGTACACCGACGCGCTGTCCCAGCCGTCGGCCGAGCGGGTGGCCGCCATCACCAGCACCGTGCAGGGCGCGTGCCGGACCGCGGCGGCCGCGTTCGCCGACCGTGAGACGGCCGACGTACGGCAGATCGTCATCGAGTCGGATCACGGATACGTGCTGATCGTGCCGACCGACCACGGCACCTGTGTGGCCGCCTACGGCGACGGCGAGGTGCGGCTGGACCTGCTGGCGCACCGGGTGCACTCCCAGGTGGCACGGCTGGGCGAGAAGGCGATGACAGCCCCGTCCCGAGGAGCCGACGACAACCCGCCGACATGA
- a CDS encoding alpha/beta hydrolase, with product MPLSPRIQARAVQLLLGGVMSRVHRDLRFSDVPRNTQTLRVETGAGPVTCTVYRPPVVTGPPAPVYVNFHGGGFVVARAEQDDHLCRSIAATAGCVVINVDYAVAPQRPFPAAVTQAYDVTAWVAANGEEHGWDGSRLAVGGHSAGANLTAAVCRTARDRGAFSPRLQILDSAPLDMVTDPAAKTARTAKPLLTPWLMRVFLGAYVPDPADRADPLVSPGLADDLAGLPPALVVVAENDRLRDEGDAYAKALEAAGVPVTHRVFADVDHYFTHVGPVPAGKEAIALMAAALRTALAAG from the coding sequence ATGCCGCTCAGCCCCCGTATCCAGGCCAGGGCCGTCCAACTGCTGCTCGGCGGGGTGATGTCCCGCGTGCACCGGGACCTGCGCTTCTCCGACGTGCCCAGGAACACGCAGACGCTCCGGGTGGAGACCGGTGCCGGGCCGGTGACCTGCACCGTCTACCGGCCACCGGTCGTCACGGGCCCGCCCGCCCCCGTCTATGTCAACTTCCACGGCGGCGGCTTCGTCGTGGCGCGGGCGGAGCAGGACGACCATCTGTGCCGCTCCATAGCCGCCACGGCGGGCTGCGTCGTGATCAACGTCGACTACGCCGTCGCTCCGCAGCGGCCCTTCCCCGCCGCCGTCACCCAGGCCTACGACGTGACCGCGTGGGTCGCCGCGAACGGAGAGGAGCACGGCTGGGACGGATCCCGGCTGGCCGTCGGCGGCCACAGCGCCGGCGCCAACCTGACCGCCGCGGTGTGCCGCACGGCCCGGGACCGCGGCGCCTTCTCGCCGCGCCTTCAGATCCTCGACTCCGCGCCGCTCGACATGGTCACCGACCCCGCGGCCAAGACGGCCCGCACGGCCAAGCCGCTGCTCACCCCGTGGCTCATGCGGGTGTTCCTCGGCGCCTACGTGCCCGATCCCGCCGATCGTGCCGACCCGCTCGTCTCGCCGGGCCTGGCCGACGACCTCGCCGGACTGCCGCCCGCCCTGGTCGTGGTCGCGGAGAACGACCGTCTCCGCGACGAGGGCGACGCCTATGCCAAGGCGCTGGAGGCCGCGGGGGTGCCCGTCACCCACCGTGTGTTCGCGGACGTCGACCACTACTTCACCCACGTGGGCCCCGTGCCGGCCGGGAAGGAGGCCATCGCGCTGATGGCCGCCGCGCTGCGTACGGCGCTGGCCGCCGGCTGA
- a CDS encoding flavodoxin family protein, with protein MPTLLIVHHTPSPHCQTLFEAVVAGATAPEIEGVRVERRAALAATASDVLAADAFVLGTPANLGYMSGALKHFFDQVYYPCLDATRGRPFGYYVHGGNDVTGAVRGIEAVTTGLGWRRAAEPVTVTGEPDKAQVSACWELGATVAAGLTV; from the coding sequence GTGCCCACCTTGTTGATCGTCCACCACACTCCCTCACCGCACTGCCAGACGTTGTTCGAGGCGGTGGTCGCGGGCGCGACGGCGCCCGAGATCGAGGGTGTACGCGTCGAACGGCGGGCGGCCCTCGCCGCGACCGCCTCCGACGTCCTGGCCGCCGACGCCTTCGTGCTGGGCACCCCGGCCAACCTCGGCTACATGTCGGGGGCGCTCAAGCACTTCTTCGACCAGGTCTACTATCCGTGCCTCGACGCCACCCGGGGCCGCCCCTTCGGCTACTACGTGCACGGCGGCAATGACGTGACCGGCGCGGTGCGCGGCATCGAGGCCGTCACCACGGGTCTGGGCTGGCGACGGGCGGCCGAGCCGGTCACCGTCACCGGGGAACCGGACAAGGCGCAGGTGTCGGCCTGCTGGGAACTGGGCGCGACGGTGGCGGCCGGCCTGACGGTCTGA
- a CDS encoding ATP-binding protein, producing MIELPDLVTGGLAAGTLSALALAGGLLRARRRQTRQRAEIAALRTQLDGSLKAFTAEVEHLAGRRVPAAARRVAHPHVTVPGPLQPLTVGTPLGIALENVVLALQAETAAQRTSVDAAAQAGMRGAVREIQAALYRLQDALRGLQQRYDEPELAQTLFRLDHENEQSLRRAQVTAVVCGAWVGLAREESHLVDAVTGGKARLAGYHRVQVHNHLEPGTALVSHAVEPVAIIVAELLDNALRHSAPDTDVVVSLEHVHHGVCVTIDDAGLGMTLDERDRAQRLVAGDDPILLTELGDPPRMGLAAIGRLTRQFDLGVDVSSTSPYGGVRAVLRVQTHLLSHLDPADRPPAASAPRTTRTARKALPDPPGPSHAYGAETGTPEPVPGHREPRDEDDGLPQRRRRARPTAPAPTRRQTPARAPERRPARSPEEAAAALGALQSGTAAARADAANTGAGASGDAPADHDDQTDDEKGAAR from the coding sequence ATGATCGAATTGCCGGACCTGGTGACCGGCGGCCTGGCCGCCGGCACACTGTCCGCGCTCGCCCTGGCCGGCGGCCTGCTGCGCGCACGACGGCGGCAGACCCGGCAGCGCGCGGAGATCGCCGCGCTGCGCACCCAACTCGACGGCTCCCTCAAGGCGTTCACGGCGGAGGTGGAGCACCTGGCCGGCCGCCGGGTGCCCGCCGCCGCCCGCCGGGTCGCCCATCCGCACGTCACCGTGCCGGGCCCGCTCCAGCCGCTCACCGTCGGCACTCCCCTGGGCATCGCCCTGGAGAACGTGGTGCTGGCGCTGCAGGCCGAGACGGCCGCCCAGCGCACGTCCGTCGACGCCGCGGCACAGGCCGGGATGCGCGGCGCCGTGCGGGAGATCCAGGCGGCCCTGTACCGGCTGCAGGACGCCTTGCGCGGACTTCAACAACGCTACGACGAACCGGAGTTGGCACAGACTCTGTTCCGTCTCGACCACGAGAACGAGCAGTCGCTGCGGCGCGCGCAGGTCACCGCCGTGGTGTGCGGCGCCTGGGTCGGGCTGGCCCGCGAGGAGTCCCACCTGGTGGACGCGGTGACCGGCGGCAAGGCCCGGCTCGCCGGCTACCACCGGGTCCAGGTCCACAACCACCTGGAGCCCGGCACCGCCCTGGTCTCGCACGCCGTCGAGCCGGTCGCCATCATCGTCGCCGAGCTGCTCGACAACGCTCTGCGGCACTCCGCCCCGGACACCGACGTCGTCGTCAGCCTGGAGCACGTGCACCACGGTGTGTGCGTCACCATCGACGACGCGGGCCTCGGCATGACCCTGGACGAACGCGACCGCGCCCAGCGGCTGGTGGCAGGCGACGATCCGATCCTGCTGACCGAGCTCGGGGACCCGCCCCGCATGGGACTGGCCGCGATAGGCCGGCTGACCCGCCAGTTCGACCTGGGCGTGGACGTCTCCTCGACCTCCCCGTACGGCGGTGTGCGGGCGGTGCTGCGGGTCCAGACCCACCTCCTGAGCCATCTCGACCCGGCCGACCGGCCGCCTGCCGCGAGCGCGCCGCGCACGACGCGCACCGCGCGCAAGGCCCTCCCCGATCCTCCCGGCCCCTCGCACGCGTACGGCGCCGAGACCGGCACGCCGGAGCCGGTGCCGGGACACCGCGAGCCGCGGGACGAGGACGACGGCCTGCCGCAGCGCAGACGCCGCGCCCGGCCCACAGCGCCGGCACCGACGCGGCGACAGACGCCGGCCCGGGCCCCGGAGCGTCGTCCGGCGCGCAGCCCGGAGGAGGCCGCCGCCGCGCTCGGCGCGCTGCAGTCCGGCACGGCGGCGGCCCGCGCCGACGCCGCGAACACCGGTGCGGGCGCCTCGGGGGACGCGCCCGCCGACCACGACGACCAGACCGACGACGAAAAGGGAGCGGCCCGATGA
- a CDS encoding DUF742 domain-containing protein gives MTGRPAGRPLVPAYLSTGGVARPSRPHLERLSVLARTDAPLPAGLPAAELALLDILEDGSLAVVEAAALLRLPFSAVRVLAAGLVDRDLVLARPPIPPAERFDPDLLKRVADGLRALKHRA, from the coding sequence ATGACCGGCCGCCCGGCCGGGCGCCCTCTGGTACCCGCGTATCTGTCGACCGGCGGTGTGGCCCGGCCCAGCCGCCCCCACCTGGAGCGGCTGTCGGTGCTCGCCCGCACCGACGCACCGCTGCCCGCCGGGCTCCCCGCCGCCGAACTCGCCCTGCTGGACATCCTGGAGGACGGTTCCCTGGCGGTGGTGGAGGCGGCGGCGCTGCTCAGACTGCCGTTCTCCGCGGTGCGGGTGCTGGCGGCCGGTCTCGTCGACCGGGACCTGGTCCTCGCCCGGCCGCCGATACCGCCCGCCGAACGGTTCGACCCCGACCTCCTGAAGAGAGTGGCCGATGGCCTCCGCGCCCTCAAACACCGCGCCTAG